The following proteins are co-located in the Canis aureus isolate CA01 chromosome X, VMU_Caureus_v.1.0, whole genome shotgun sequence genome:
- the LOC144308799 gene encoding melanoma-associated antigen B18-like — MPRGQKSKLRAREKRRQARSEAQDLERAQATAAAAGESFSTACALSGGHPENFPAAATASSPQAPKGASGSTSASVAVSCTDSDEGAKSEDEGSPNSSSGTEVSRRDPLNKKVVLLVQFLLQKYQNKEPITKADMLKLVIKKYRCHFNEILKRASEHMELAFGVDLKEVDPIRHCYALVSKLDLTFDGTMHEEENMPKTGLLMIVLGVIFMKDNCAAEEEVWEVLNMMGVYANRKHFIYGDPRKVITEDLVQLRYLEYRQAPDSFPPRYEFLWGPRAHAETSKMRVLEFLAKVHDTVPTAFPAWYEEALKDEEERARTRAAARAQTAALVRARARALAGGVSHTK; from the coding sequence atgcctaGAGGTCAGAAGAGTAAGCTGCGTGCCCGTGAGAAGCGCCGCCAGGCCCGTAGTGAGGCCCAGGACCTGGAGCGTGCTCAGGCCACCGCAGCAGCTGCAGGGGAGTCCTTCtccactgcctgtgctctctcggGAGGCCACCCTGAGAATTTTCCTGCTGCTGCAACAGCTAGCAGTCCTCAGGCACCTAAGGGAGCCTCAGGTTCCACCAGTGCTAGTGTAGCCGTGTCATGCACTGACTCAGATGAAGGTGCCAAGAGCGAAGATGAAGGAAGCCCCAACTCCTCTAGTGGCACTGAGGTCTCACGCAGAGACCCATTAAACAAGAAGGTGGTTCTGTTGGTACAGTTCCTACTGCAGAAGTATCAAAATAAAGAGCCAATTACCAAGGCAGACATGCTGAAGTTGGTCATCAAAAAGTACAGGTGTCATTTCAATGAGATCCTAAAGAGAGCCTCTGAGCACATGGAGCTGGCCTTCGGTGTCGATCTGAAGGAAGTGGATCCCATCCGGCACTGCTATGCCCTTGTCAGCAAACTAGACCTCACCTTCGATGGGACGATGCACGAAGAAGAGAACATGCCCAAGACGGGCCTCCTGATGATTGTGCTGGGTGTGATCTTCATGAAGGACAACTGCGCCGCCGAGGAGGAGGTCTGGGAAGTCCTGAATATGATGGGTGTCTATGCCAACAGGAAGCACTTCATCTATGGGGACCCCAGGAAGGTCATCACCGAAGATCTGGTGCAGCTAAGGTACCTGGAGTACCGCCAGGCACCCGACAGCTTCCCTCCACGCTACGAGTTCCTGTGGGGGCCCAGGGCCCATGCTGAGACCAGCAAGATGAGAGTCCTGGAGTTTTTAGCCAAGGTTCATGACACGGTCCCCACTGCCTTCCCAGCCTGGTATGAAGAGGCTTTGAAAGATGAGGAAGAGCGAGCCCGAACCCGAGCTGCTGCCCGGGCTCAGACTGCCGCCCTGGTCCGAGCACGTGCCAGGGCCTTGGCTGGGGGCGTCTCCCACACTAAGTGA